A region from the Verrucomicrobiota bacterium genome encodes:
- a CDS encoding RidA family protein has protein sequence MNEIENKIKELGLELPPPPAAAGNYLPYRMNGNTLYLAGAICMVNGELSHTGKVGKEQTVETGYAAARVCTLNAIAGMKAALGDLDRVDKILLVSGYVNAVDGFTKAPAVINGASDLLVEIFGEAGKHARAAISTSGLPLGSTVEVQITLAVRD, from the coding sequence ATGAATGAAATTGAAAATAAAATAAAGGAGCTCGGATTAGAACTACCACCGCCGCCTGCTGCTGCAGGAAATTATCTGCCTTATCGTATGAACGGTAACACGCTCTACCTCGCCGGGGCAATTTGCATGGTGAACGGAGAACTTTCTCACACCGGGAAGGTTGGGAAAGAGCAAACGGTAGAAACTGGCTATGCGGCGGCAAGAGTATGTACCTTGAATGCGATCGCTGGTATGAAAGCCGCCCTGGGGGATCTTGATCGAGTTGATAAAATCCTGCTGGTCTCCGGATATGTGAACGCGGTGGATGGGTTCACCAAGGCTCCTGCCGTCATCAATGGCGCAAGCGACTTGTTAGTCGAAATATTTGGAGAAGCCGGAAAGCATGCCCGTGCAGCGATCTCGACTTCAGGCTTGCCCCTTGGATCAACCGTGGAAGTTCAAATTACGTTGGCGGTTAGAGATTAA
- a CDS encoding adenosine deaminase → MKLFPLKKWYTRILNRDDSNARDLSASRRSFIGKGFLAALGSGLLVGSRSGSAQDTSRVSGSTATREIKSTRQVSQLNFSTSTEQAWRNLKKEASPEDLYRFLYALPKGGDIHHHLGGGMLPEMIWDVATDPKRNGGQTFYTRVRISSLNLIDVGDMRDSRNLSGWVTISNHTLDRLSADVQKDFKQLSDLNDKEKRAWKNAMFLDNDGEGRDEFFEYIWNRLGDILQSIDVMTELLVENMKRFGAEGVRYLEIQARFRGWTDSNGKTISDDEATRRFLDRFDQPDAKATGVLVRFQTIVLRFSPDAIEGVEKYFEYTYNNPELWLGINLAGREDDNRGYPSKFTDVFDRMIRKFPGVGISIHAGEAEKKDTHIFDTLRLGATRIGHGINLFRDPSTMQMMRGENFLIEINLISNHLLGYTPDLDEHPFPIYMRQGIPCCLNTDDRGMWHSNMTDEYFVAVSRFNLTWKEMITLGENSLKHSFLDDQTKARLLQDYHNDVMAFQDRLENQGWKSIARGSDAVTYDYGKKHLKLNLS, encoded by the coding sequence ATGAAATTATTTCCGTTAAAAAAGTGGTATACGCGTATCCTTAACCGCGATGACTCGAACGCCAGGGATTTATCTGCGAGTCGGCGCAGTTTTATAGGTAAAGGTTTTCTGGCCGCTCTTGGATCCGGTCTGTTGGTCGGCTCTCGTAGTGGATCCGCTCAGGACACTTCAAGAGTCAGTGGTTCAACAGCAACACGTGAAATTAAAAGCACTCGACAGGTTTCACAGTTAAACTTTTCCACAAGTACCGAACAGGCATGGCGCAATCTGAAAAAGGAAGCATCGCCGGAAGATCTCTATCGATTTCTTTATGCGCTGCCAAAAGGCGGAGATATCCATCATCATTTGGGTGGAGGTATGTTACCTGAAATGATCTGGGATGTGGCCACCGACCCAAAACGCAACGGCGGGCAGACCTTTTATACCAGAGTTCGAATTTCCAGTCTAAATCTTATCGATGTGGGCGACATGCGTGATTCGCGAAACCTCTCCGGTTGGGTGACTATCTCTAATCATACTTTGGACCGATTGAGCGCTGACGTGCAAAAAGATTTCAAACAGCTATCTGATCTAAACGATAAGGAGAAACGTGCCTGGAAGAATGCCATGTTCCTCGATAACGATGGTGAAGGTCGGGACGAGTTTTTTGAGTATATTTGGAATCGTCTTGGAGATATACTTCAATCCATTGACGTAATGACCGAGCTCCTGGTCGAAAATATGAAGCGCTTCGGAGCTGAGGGTGTCAGGTATTTGGAGATTCAAGCTCGGTTTCGCGGATGGACCGATTCAAACGGGAAGACCATTTCGGATGATGAGGCCACACGCAGATTTCTTGATCGATTCGATCAACCGGATGCTAAAGCAACAGGTGTGTTGGTACGGTTTCAAACTATCGTATTAAGATTTTCACCTGATGCAATTGAAGGGGTGGAAAAGTATTTTGAATACACTTACAATAACCCGGAGTTATGGTTGGGTATCAACTTGGCTGGTCGTGAAGATGACAACCGAGGCTACCCGAGTAAATTTACCGATGTGTTTGATCGAATGATCAGAAAGTTTCCTGGAGTTGGAATTTCCATTCACGCGGGTGAGGCTGAGAAAAAAGATACCCATATTTTCGATACGCTTCGTTTGGGAGCTACCCGAATAGGACATGGCATTAATTTGTTTCGCGATCCATCGACGATGCAAATGATGCGGGGCGAAAATTTCCTTATCGAAATAAATCTGATAAGTAACCATCTCCTCGGTTATACGCCCGATCTGGATGAGCACCCGTTCCCCATTTACATGCGGCAGGGAATTCCTTGCTGCTTGAATACGGATGATCGCGGCATGTGGCATTCCAACATGACGGACGAATATTTTGTAGCGGTGTCACGGTTCAATCTCACCTGGAAAGAAATGATTACGCTTGGAGAAAACAGTCTTAAGCATTCTTTCCTGGATGATCAGACAAAGGCTCGCCTGCTTCAGGATTATCATAACGATGTTATGGCCTTCCAGGATCGTTTGGAAAATCAAGGTTGGAAGTCCATCGCGCGTGGTAGTGATGCAGTCACCTACGATTACGGCAAAAAACACCTTAAGCTCAACCTAAGCTAA
- a CDS encoding NCS2 family permease, with protein MKWLDQIFNVSPQGSTVRTEILAGITTFAAMAYILVVNPSILSEAGMPREAVITVTALAAALGCFLMAWMTNYPIALAPGMGTNSYFAYVICLGMGVAWEAALAMVFWNGVVFLILSITGLRKKIAESLPNGLKVGVQVGIGFFIAFIGLKNVGIVVSHDATFVAVGSLKSPASILVILGVILMTVLSIKKFPGAILLSILGITALGFFITSGGSAITAPPSGIISLPSGIGETFLKLKIWYPFTHWQAALPVVLTLLILDLFDSIGTLIGLSRRAKLVDENGNMPNMGKALTADSIATMGGALLGTSTTTSYVESAVGIESGGKTGLTAVVCGICFLLALIFTPILTIVPAVATAPALVMVGVFMAQGMKELNFDDLVEVAPAFLTMLLIPLTFSITEGIGIGLVVFVFVMILLNRMKEVPVFSYFVAGLFLVYYGMK; from the coding sequence GTGAAATGGCTCGATCAAATCTTTAACGTCAGTCCTCAAGGCAGCACGGTTCGCACAGAGATACTCGCAGGAATCACCACCTTCGCCGCAATGGCGTATATTTTGGTGGTTAATCCTTCGATTCTGTCCGAGGCAGGGATGCCGAGGGAGGCTGTAATCACTGTCACTGCATTAGCCGCCGCTTTAGGATGTTTTCTTATGGCGTGGATGACGAATTATCCGATCGCCTTGGCGCCTGGTATGGGAACAAACAGTTACTTTGCCTACGTGATTTGCCTTGGCATGGGCGTTGCGTGGGAGGCTGCATTGGCCATGGTCTTTTGGAATGGGGTGGTTTTTCTTATTCTTTCAATCACTGGGTTAAGAAAGAAGATCGCCGAATCGCTGCCAAACGGATTGAAGGTGGGGGTTCAAGTCGGAATCGGATTCTTTATCGCATTCATCGGCCTGAAGAACGTTGGCATTGTCGTAAGTCACGATGCGACCTTCGTGGCTGTGGGTAGCTTGAAATCGCCGGCTTCGATTCTGGTTATCTTGGGTGTTATTCTGATGACAGTACTATCGATTAAAAAATTTCCTGGGGCGATCTTGCTTTCGATCCTTGGCATAACCGCTCTTGGATTTTTTATTACCAGTGGTGGGAGTGCAATTACCGCCCCTCCTTCCGGAATCATTTCTTTGCCATCCGGCATCGGCGAGACCTTTTTGAAATTAAAGATATGGTATCCTTTTACTCATTGGCAGGCAGCTTTGCCAGTCGTGCTTACCCTTCTGATATTAGATCTTTTCGACAGTATTGGAACCCTGATTGGTCTTTCACGAAGGGCCAAACTGGTTGATGAAAATGGCAATATGCCCAACATGGGCAAGGCGCTTACTGCTGACTCCATTGCCACAATGGGCGGAGCCCTCTTGGGGACTTCAACAACAACTTCCTACGTCGAATCGGCTGTTGGTATTGAGTCAGGTGGCAAAACAGGACTGACTGCGGTAGTATGCGGTATCTGCTTTTTACTGGCACTGATCTTCACACCCATTTTGACAATCGTTCCAGCCGTTGCAACTGCTCCTGCATTGGTTATGGTTGGGGTATTCATGGCCCAAGGAATGAAAGAGCTCAACTTTGATGACCTGGTGGAAGTTGCGCCGGCATTTCTGACAATGCTGCTTATTCCTCTGACCTTCAGTATCACGGAAGGGATCGGGATTGGGTTGGTGGTTTTTGTCTTTGTAATGATTCTTTTAAATCGAATGAAAGAGGTTCCCGTTTTCAGCTATTTTGTAGCGGGCTTGTTCCTCGTTTACTATGGGATGAAGTAG
- a CDS encoding amidase, with translation MSPDIYWSISEWSHHSKSDPQKAADHFFNHLNRFPKAQVRAAIARIPSREHLIQAFEKSIAGPGLPLAGAPYLLKDLYDVAGWETNASSHFLNEVRSTPKTSSALARAFDHAGGVFAGKTHLVEFAFGMEGSNCHFGDGVHPLFPNRISGGSSSGSVWAVAGGLVPLASGSDTGGSVRVPAAYNGLYGLRVTPTHPWSKDGCWPLSPSFDTAGWFTRTAADMAITIDALFAPGSDEQAKFKGLDLLPHYAFIDEGLSAPHRQTIDAILASTNSEATKAFLSLPDLVKAYLVISSNEAFGVHKEWHENRKDQYDPQTWDRIAKGKQWSIDDLNEAFAVKNQMSKWLNEWFLEYDYIVLPASPVPAPLLGEGTVLREANLALTAPASLAGLPVLTIPYFMESGLSGGLQIIVPDLSPRSIAVWKRLLYS, from the coding sequence ATGAGTCCCGACATTTACTGGTCCATTTCCGAATGGTCTCATCATTCAAAGTCTGACCCACAAAAGGCTGCCGACCATTTCTTTAACCACCTAAACCGGTTTCCGAAAGCTCAAGTACGGGCAGCCATCGCACGCATTCCATCCAGGGAGCATTTGATTCAGGCTTTCGAGAAGTCGATCGCAGGCCCGGGTCTGCCACTCGCGGGCGCTCCTTACCTATTAAAGGACCTGTATGATGTAGCAGGCTGGGAGACTAACGCATCCTCGCATTTTTTGAATGAAGTGCGGTCGACACCAAAAACATCCAGTGCACTAGCCCGCGCATTTGACCATGCGGGAGGTGTGTTTGCAGGGAAGACGCATCTTGTGGAATTTGCTTTTGGAATGGAGGGGAGTAACTGCCATTTTGGCGATGGCGTTCATCCGCTTTTCCCAAATCGTATTTCCGGAGGATCCAGCAGTGGTTCAGTTTGGGCGGTGGCGGGTGGCTTAGTACCCCTCGCGTCCGGTTCGGACACGGGAGGTTCCGTTCGAGTCCCGGCCGCCTACAATGGTCTTTATGGGCTTCGGGTTACTCCCACACATCCGTGGTCCAAGGATGGTTGTTGGCCTTTGAGTCCAAGTTTCGATACCGCGGGTTGGTTTACGCGAACTGCAGCCGACATGGCGATTACGATCGATGCATTGTTCGCACCCGGTTCGGACGAACAGGCCAAGTTTAAGGGATTGGATCTTCTACCCCATTACGCATTTATCGACGAAGGGCTTTCGGCACCACATCGACAAACGATAGACGCCATTCTAGCTTCAACTAATTCCGAGGCCACTAAAGCGTTCCTTTCTTTACCCGACTTGGTAAAGGCTTACCTCGTTATTTCGAGCAACGAGGCTTTCGGGGTTCACAAGGAATGGCACGAAAACCGGAAGGACCAATACGATCCACAAACCTGGGACAGAATCGCCAAAGGAAAACAATGGTCTATTGACGATTTGAACGAAGCCTTTGCCGTTAAAAACCAAATGAGCAAATGGTTGAATGAGTGGTTCCTGGAATACGATTACATAGTTCTCCCAGCGTCCCCGGTTCCAGCTCCATTGCTTGGCGAAGGAACAGTACTGCGCGAAGCCAATCTTGCACTCACAGCCCCCGCGAGTCTGGCTGGCCTACCGGTTCTCACCATCCCCTACTTTATGGAATCCGGATTGAGCGGCGGCCTTCAAATCATTGTGCCGGATCTCAGTCCACGATCGATCGCCGTGTGGAAACGACTGCTCTATAGCTGA
- a CDS encoding amidohydrolase family protein — protein MNRFSVAPLSSLTQTLAAVASGTRVPDLVVTGCRILSTYTERMLSDKEVWVSHGRIAAIKPAGTFKGTVKTFDARGGIIAPGLVDPHIHIESSMMTACAYSEAALLNGTTTIFCDSHEIGNVCDTEGIEWMLEDARVAPLNIYLTLPSTIPATNAAFETCGGDLTPEKAGAMFDAWPEIVALGEKMDFVPVCMGDPRSHGVIQAALKRGRPVSGHIYGREFVGAYAASGVTDTHEAIDRDIANDFLEAGIWIFLRGGPPTTPWHSLPEAIKAVTELGASTKRVCVCTDDRDADDLFVFGMNWVVTEAIRAGIDMPTAWSMGSLHPATRYAMDGDFGALGHGRRADMVLLNDDLEVKNTWYGGELVVEDGKVTSELDEQLSNQRYQYPKKAYETVNMPLKPILIPEIPAVPSEVSILRTELPGIVTLHRKANLENLSTSWDSFLEENDCCHMAVIERYGVKGNIAYGFLQNFGLKEGAVASSVGHDAHNVIVAGFDETSMSLAIETIRESQGGVSVVQGGEVVAFVALPIAGLISDLRAGEVAEAASKVKAAWVAAGCTLPYMGFNLLPLSVIPEIRLTDKGLVKVPEMEIEPLFKEL, from the coding sequence ATGAATCGATTCAGCGTTGCTCCATTATCCTCCCTTACCCAAACCCTTGCTGCGGTAGCTTCGGGAACGCGGGTACCAGATCTCGTCGTTACCGGCTGTCGTATCCTTTCGACTTATACCGAGCGGATGTTGTCTGACAAAGAAGTATGGGTTTCCCATGGAAGAATCGCCGCCATTAAACCAGCCGGGACCTTTAAAGGCACCGTCAAAACATTCGATGCGCGCGGCGGAATTATCGCCCCTGGCTTGGTCGATCCTCACATCCATATAGAGAGTAGTATGATGACGGCTTGTGCTTACTCGGAAGCGGCCTTGCTCAATGGTACGACTACAATTTTTTGTGATAGTCATGAGATTGGGAATGTATGCGACACCGAAGGTATTGAATGGATGTTGGAGGATGCACGAGTGGCACCGCTGAATATTTATCTTACTCTGCCAAGTACGATACCAGCTACGAATGCAGCCTTTGAAACCTGTGGTGGAGACCTGACTCCTGAAAAGGCAGGGGCCATGTTTGACGCCTGGCCAGAGATAGTGGCTTTGGGTGAGAAAATGGATTTTGTTCCCGTATGTATGGGGGACCCACGTTCTCACGGTGTCATTCAAGCTGCTTTGAAACGTGGTAGGCCAGTCTCTGGTCATATCTACGGAAGAGAATTTGTGGGGGCCTACGCGGCGAGTGGAGTTACCGATACCCACGAAGCGATCGACCGTGACATTGCAAATGATTTTCTGGAAGCCGGCATCTGGATATTCCTTAGGGGAGGGCCGCCGACAACTCCCTGGCATAGTTTGCCAGAGGCGATTAAGGCCGTGACAGAATTGGGCGCCAGCACCAAGCGTGTGTGCGTGTGCACGGACGATCGCGATGCGGATGATCTGTTTGTCTTTGGCATGAACTGGGTTGTAACGGAAGCCATCCGAGCGGGAATCGATATGCCTACTGCCTGGTCAATGGGTTCATTGCATCCTGCAACTCGATACGCGATGGACGGAGATTTTGGAGCCTTGGGCCATGGCCGTCGGGCCGACATGGTTCTGTTGAATGATGATCTTGAAGTGAAGAACACCTGGTACGGTGGAGAATTAGTTGTAGAGGACGGCAAAGTGACTTCGGAGTTGGATGAGCAGTTATCCAATCAACGCTACCAATATCCTAAAAAGGCGTACGAGACGGTCAACATGCCCCTGAAGCCGATTCTCATTCCGGAAATTCCCGCTGTGCCATCCGAAGTTAGTATTCTGAGAACAGAGCTTCCTGGGATTGTTACGCTCCACAGAAAAGCCAACTTGGAAAACCTTTCTACGAGTTGGGATTCATTTTTGGAAGAGAACGATTGTTGTCACATGGCTGTTATCGAACGATACGGAGTAAAGGGAAACATCGCCTATGGATTTCTGCAAAACTTTGGCCTCAAAGAGGGAGCTGTTGCCAGTAGCGTTGGGCACGATGCACACAATGTCATTGTGGCCGGATTTGATGAAACTTCCATGTCCTTGGCGATTGAAACGATTCGCGAATCGCAGGGTGGGGTATCTGTGGTTCAGGGCGGAGAGGTCGTTGCTTTTGTTGCGCTCCCTATTGCCGGACTCATCTCTGATCTTCGTGCCGGAGAAGTTGCCGAAGCCGCCTCCAAAGTGAAAGCCGCTTGGGTGGCCGCCGGTTGCACATTGCCCTACATGGGATTCAATCTCTTGCCACTTTCGGTTATTCCCGAAATTCGATTAACCGATAAAGGTCTGGTCAAGGTTCCTGAGATGGAAATTGAGCCGTTGTTCAAGGAGCTTTAG